In the Bacillus shivajii genome, one interval contains:
- a CDS encoding DegV family protein — protein MSKIAIVTDSTAYIPKEIRDDKNITMVPLNVIFGEEAYKEEWEITTEQFYEEMKNAEKLPKTSQPAVGLFEETFTELGKNHDEIIVITLSSGISGTYQTAVSAAAMVDDVKVHIFDSEISCMIQGYYVLKAAQLAEDGKSSEEILDTLKIMKESTEAYFMADDLSHLHRGGRLNGAQLVVGSLLQIKPVLHFEDKVIVPFEKVRTEKKAMKRILGLLDDAAQDRAPIDITVIHANRPEKAEQLAEELREKYDHANVSVSYFGPVIGTHLGEGSMGIGWVKS, from the coding sequence ATGAGTAAAATTGCAATAGTTACGGATAGTACAGCTTACATACCAAAAGAAATACGAGATGATAAGAACATCACGATGGTACCGCTTAATGTGATTTTTGGCGAAGAAGCATATAAAGAAGAGTGGGAAATCACAACTGAGCAATTTTATGAAGAAATGAAAAATGCGGAAAAGCTACCGAAGACGTCGCAACCTGCAGTTGGATTGTTTGAAGAGACGTTTACTGAGCTAGGGAAAAATCATGATGAAATCATTGTTATTACACTTTCAAGTGGTATTAGTGGCACTTACCAGACAGCTGTTAGTGCTGCGGCAATGGTGGACGATGTGAAAGTACACATATTCGACTCTGAAATTAGTTGCATGATTCAAGGCTACTATGTACTAAAAGCTGCGCAATTAGCAGAAGATGGCAAATCGTCGGAAGAGATATTAGATACATTAAAGATTATGAAAGAAAGTACGGAGGCTTACTTTATGGCAGATGATTTAAGCCACCTTCACCGTGGCGGCCGTTTGAACGGAGCACAACTTGTTGTTGGAAGTTTACTCCAAATCAAGCCGGTTCTTCACTTTGAAGACAAAGTGATTGTCCCGTTTGAAAAAGTCCGTACCGAGAAAAAAGCGATGAAGCGTATCCTCGGTCTTCTCGATGATGCAGCACAAGATCGCGCACCAATCGATATTACGGTGATCCACGCAAACCGCCCTGAAAAAGCAGAGCAGCTAGCTGAAGAACTTCGTGAAAAGTATGATCACGCCAATGTATCAGTAAGCTACTTTGGACCAGTCATCGGTACCCACCTAGGAGAAGGAAGCATGGGGATCGGCTGGGTAAAATCATAA
- a CDS encoding transposase, which yields MPRRKRIWLPDTFYHVTDRGNQKQTLFYEKSDFLTFQNVLDYVYEKYPFEVCAYCFMSNHYHFIIKSTDEPLSKIIGLIKKRYADYYNKKYNLTGHVFEDRFFADPLSSYYNIQRASYYVHYNPVNAYMVNSPLNYEWSSFKYYSLDCPTSEEPPQYLSTAPILSIFQGNTTSQKIQYNQWCKQAHTDYTTRQVNGDSIQVPGTW from the coding sequence ATGCCTAGAAGAAAAAGAATTTGGCTTCCTGACACGTTTTATCACGTCACAGACCGTGGGAACCAAAAGCAAACGTTGTTTTATGAGAAATCCGATTTTTTAACGTTTCAAAATGTCTTAGATTATGTCTACGAAAAATACCCATTCGAAGTCTGCGCCTATTGTTTCATGTCCAACCACTACCACTTTATTATAAAATCAACTGACGAACCCCTCTCAAAAATCATCGGCTTAATAAAAAAGCGTTATGCCGATTACTACAATAAGAAATACAATTTAACCGGACACGTCTTTGAAGATCGTTTCTTTGCTGATCCCCTTTCCTCCTATTACAACATTCAAAGAGCGAGTTACTACGTTCATTACAATCCAGTAAACGCCTATATGGTCAATTCCCCACTAAACTATGAATGGAGTAGCTTCAAATACTATTCATTAGATTGCCCAACTTCTGAAGAACCGCCACAATACCTTTCAACCGCTCCCATCTTATCCATTTTTCAGGGGAACACAACGAGCCAAAAAATCCAATACAACCAATGGTGCAAACAAGCCCACACCGACTATACAACCCGCCAAGTAAATGGGGATTCCATCCAGGTGCCTGGCACCTGGTAA
- a CDS encoding tetratricopeptide repeat protein, whose product MITLEKLNKEKHNPNKKQQAPNAHHAEPANMLQRLVEKECLHLQDKLVEKTHNEYPFELSIYMQDMMYIASGLFEIPTSISSTSQLLSTFSSLISSWVALNDDQVTESGSIFNEFFEGKNDTIAHEQTRSSVKTWPTVKPSFYKVENVSSHSITVTDYFSNDTFTVSNIYEEKVTGGEMLLTFLLPAGQNYIFYDIPFQFDREDLDEILVHIDHFKLFYEQNTGDRSTSIQSLFNQEFPSIATVIFQFFTDRIYNNTYYTWTDPKANEVAKLIENYQVNYRDHQNYTIIEKNLFKLYYDVATPNISTPEAYAASVIYLANERLHFEDSSLTIEKVSEQLNTNAFEVSHLWKKVETTLGENLDELIEDYHGEIVRRTTVPKELNDDFGNLIQYGVDPLSINPSSEKEQFALEERLKNDNGKLIYSEELIWEPKTDEEVAVNTIFDVMDSSKEEKIKAIVEALKLDPTCIYAYTLAAEIAPTDRTSKACLEKALKLAEDLISQRSHNEYDDEISFFQKIIKPYLRAKVGLARIYSKEGDVTKALQLYKEVISYKDSENEYDPINAHYEYITLLINCGKYKEALRTIRTTSFRLTAPLLYNQALIEYLTNGNSRYLKTLLLKAIDENPYVYDELTLYDQLTNNHFTHVDVGKKNEAQYYAQSIGEKWISSPKLLKILKELHTQ is encoded by the coding sequence ATGATTACATTAGAGAAGCTGAACAAGGAGAAGCACAATCCAAACAAAAAGCAGCAAGCTCCAAATGCCCACCACGCTGAACCTGCGAATATGTTGCAAAGACTGGTTGAAAAGGAATGTCTTCATCTTCAAGATAAACTTGTTGAAAAAACGCACAATGAATATCCTTTTGAATTATCAATTTATATGCAAGATATGATGTATATCGCTTCTGGTCTATTTGAAATTCCAACAAGTATTTCTAGCACCTCTCAGCTTTTATCAACATTTAGTTCTTTAATCAGTTCTTGGGTTGCCTTAAATGACGATCAAGTGACAGAATCCGGATCAATTTTCAACGAATTTTTTGAAGGAAAAAACGACACAATCGCACATGAACAAACGCGTTCATCCGTAAAAACTTGGCCTACGGTAAAGCCTTCCTTCTATAAAGTAGAAAACGTCTCTAGTCATTCCATTACCGTAACAGACTATTTCAGCAACGATACCTTTACCGTTTCAAACATATATGAAGAAAAAGTAACAGGAGGTGAAATGCTGTTAACGTTTCTACTTCCTGCCGGACAAAACTATATTTTTTATGACATTCCATTCCAATTCGACCGCGAAGACCTTGATGAGATTCTTGTACACATCGATCATTTTAAACTTTTTTACGAACAAAACACCGGTGATAGGTCGACCTCTATTCAATCTCTTTTCAACCAAGAATTCCCTAGTATCGCAACGGTTATTTTTCAGTTTTTCACCGATCGAATATATAACAACACCTATTATACTTGGACCGATCCGAAGGCAAACGAAGTGGCCAAGCTCATCGAAAACTACCAGGTAAACTACCGTGATCACCAAAACTATACGATTATCGAGAAAAACCTTTTCAAACTTTACTACGATGTAGCTACTCCCAACATCTCTACCCCGGAAGCATATGCCGCATCTGTCATTTACTTAGCGAATGAACGATTGCACTTTGAAGACAGCTCTTTAACGATCGAAAAGGTGAGTGAGCAATTAAACACAAACGCATTTGAAGTGAGTCACTTATGGAAAAAAGTCGAAACGACTCTCGGAGAAAATCTTGATGAATTAATTGAAGACTATCATGGAGAAATAGTGAGGCGTACAACCGTGCCGAAAGAGTTGAATGATGACTTCGGGAACCTCATTCAATATGGTGTCGATCCCCTCTCTATCAATCCATCTTCAGAGAAGGAACAATTTGCTCTCGAAGAAAGGCTTAAAAACGATAATGGAAAACTAATCTATTCCGAAGAACTGATTTGGGAACCTAAAACAGATGAGGAAGTAGCAGTAAACACCATTTTTGACGTTATGGATTCCTCAAAAGAAGAAAAAATAAAAGCGATCGTAGAAGCACTTAAACTCGATCCAACTTGTATATATGCTTACACGCTCGCAGCAGAAATTGCTCCGACCGATCGAACATCAAAGGCATGTCTTGAAAAAGCATTAAAACTTGCTGAAGATCTCATCTCTCAACGCTCACACAATGAATATGACGATGAAATTTCCTTTTTTCAAAAGATAATAAAACCATATTTACGTGCAAAAGTTGGTTTAGCACGCATTTATTCGAAAGAAGGAGATGTAACAAAGGCACTTCAATTATATAAAGAGGTTATTTCATATAAAGATAGCGAAAACGAATACGATCCAATAAATGCTCACTATGAATACATCACCCTGTTAATAAATTGTGGAAAATATAAAGAAGCGCTTCGAACAATTCGTACCACGAGCTTTCGCTTAACTGCCCCACTTTTATATAATCAAGCGCTCATTGAATACCTTACCAACGGTAACAGCCGCTATTTAAAAACACTCCTCTTAAAAGCCATCGATGAAAACCCTTATGTGTATGACGAACTTACTCTATACGATCAATTAACAAACAATCATTTTACACACGTCGACGTTGGGAAAAAAAATGAAGCTCAATATTATGCACAATCGATCGGTGAAAAGTGGATAAGTTCCCCGAAACTACTAAAGATATTAAAAGAACTCCACACTCAATAA
- a CDS encoding DoxX family protein, with translation MVEVKRGTFGKEVIVGENPLSRFLFTNTRSAWIWLILRLYLGYSWLTAGWGKVGEEGWTGANAGAAIEGYMGGALARAGEGDVAAWYAWFLENVVIPNATPFAYMVAWGEVLVGLGLIVGFLTGIAAFFGAVMNISFLLAGTISTNPVMFMIAVLLILAWKVAGWYGVDRWALPYLGTPWKEVKKE, from the coding sequence ATGGTTGAAGTTAAACGTGGGACGTTTGGTAAAGAAGTGATTGTTGGAGAAAATCCATTGTCTCGGTTTTTGTTTACGAATACTCGTTCAGCGTGGATATGGTTAATATTACGACTTTATCTAGGTTATTCTTGGTTAACAGCTGGATGGGGAAAAGTTGGTGAAGAAGGTTGGACTGGAGCAAATGCTGGTGCTGCAATTGAAGGTTATATGGGAGGAGCATTAGCACGTGCTGGTGAAGGAGATGTCGCAGCTTGGTATGCTTGGTTTCTTGAAAATGTCGTCATTCCTAATGCGACACCATTTGCTTATATGGTCGCATGGGGCGAAGTTCTCGTCGGTCTCGGACTTATCGTCGGATTTTTAACAGGGATTGCAGCGTTTTTTGGAGCAGTTATGAATATCTCTTTTTTACTTGCTGGAACGATTAGTACGAACCCTGTGATGTTTATGATTGCAGTATTACTTATTTTAGCTTGGAAAGTAGCAGGTTGGTATGGTGTTGACCGCTGGGCATTACCGTATTTAGGTACACCTTGGAAAGAAGTAAAAAAGGAATAA
- a CDS encoding response regulator transcription factor, whose protein sequence is MSEVENQIKIVLIDDHQLFREGVKRILSLEKNIEVVAEGSDGDEVLDLVREHQPDVVLMDINMPNVNGVEATKTLVETFPNVKVLILSIHDDEAYVTHVLKTGASGYLLKEMDTEALLEAVKVVGEGGAYIHPKVTHNLISEYRRLANDDKPETEVGFREVEYRRPLHLLTRRECEVLQLMTDGKSNRSIGETLYISEKTVKNHVSNILQKMNMNDRTQAVVDAIKNGWVKVN, encoded by the coding sequence ATGAGTGAAGTAGAGAATCAAATCAAAATCGTATTAATTGATGACCACCAATTGTTTCGTGAAGGCGTAAAACGAATACTGTCTTTAGAGAAAAACATTGAAGTCGTTGCAGAAGGTAGTGACGGCGATGAGGTCCTTGACCTTGTTCGTGAACACCAGCCTGATGTCGTTTTAATGGATATTAATATGCCGAATGTGAATGGAGTCGAAGCAACAAAAACCTTAGTTGAAACATTTCCGAATGTAAAAGTACTGATTCTCTCTATTCATGACGATGAGGCATACGTGACACACGTTTTAAAAACAGGAGCTTCTGGTTACTTGTTGAAAGAGATGGATACAGAAGCGCTGCTAGAAGCAGTGAAAGTTGTAGGTGAAGGTGGAGCTTATATTCACCCGAAAGTAACGCATAACCTCATCTCTGAATATCGTCGTCTTGCTAATGATGATAAACCAGAAACAGAAGTCGGTTTCCGTGAAGTAGAATACCGTAGACCTCTACATTTACTAACTCGTCGTGAGTGTGAAGTGTTACAACTGATGACAGACGGTAAAAGTAATCGTTCGATTGGCGAGACGTTATATATTAGCGAAAAAACAGTGAAAAACCATGTAAGTAACATTTTGCAAAAAATGAATATGAATGACCGAACTCAAGCAGTTGTTGACGCAATTAAAAACGGCTGGGTAAAAGTGAATTAA
- a CDS encoding sensor histidine kinase, translated as MDKTLETIVEKMIETVDSSKEQIFEIGEESRLEYDQLKSELQQVQSKVVEVIDKLERMELHSRFARNRLAEVSKNFSKYSDKEVREAYEQANDYQVQLAVLSQEETQLRQRRDQIERRLMKLKDTVERSEALVNQINVVMHYLTGDLKQVSEMVADAVEMQKLGLKIIQAQEEERKRLSREIHDGPAQMMANVMLRSELVEKIYDEKGINAALQEISDLRKMVKDSLAEVRRIIYDLRPMALDDLGLIPTLRKYLTNFAEHTGLNISFKNMGKERRLPSEMEVALFRFVQEAAQNAHKHANPTELLVKVELKPSHAIVIIKDDGKGFDPSVKKEGSFGLIGMKERVNMLDGQMSIDSKPNRGTLIIVQIPITSNE; from the coding sequence ATGGATAAAACTTTAGAAACCATTGTAGAAAAAATGATAGAGACCGTTGACTCTAGTAAAGAGCAAATTTTCGAAATTGGAGAAGAGTCCCGTTTAGAATATGATCAACTAAAAAGTGAACTCCAGCAAGTGCAATCAAAAGTAGTTGAAGTGATTGATAAGCTGGAGAGGATGGAGCTCCACTCTCGTTTTGCCCGTAACCGCCTTGCTGAAGTAAGCAAAAACTTCAGTAAGTACTCTGATAAAGAAGTACGCGAAGCCTACGAGCAAGCAAATGATTACCAAGTACAATTAGCGGTTCTATCGCAAGAAGAAACGCAGCTTCGTCAGCGCAGAGATCAAATTGAACGGCGACTCATGAAATTAAAGGATACGGTTGAACGTTCAGAGGCACTTGTAAACCAAATCAATGTTGTCATGCATTATTTAACGGGTGACTTAAAGCAAGTTTCTGAAATGGTTGCAGATGCCGTTGAAATGCAAAAGCTAGGACTAAAAATTATCCAGGCACAAGAAGAAGAGCGTAAGCGGTTATCTAGAGAAATACATGATGGTCCAGCACAAATGATGGCGAACGTCATGCTTCGGTCTGAGCTTGTAGAAAAAATTTATGATGAAAAAGGAATAAACGCAGCGTTACAAGAGATTTCAGACTTGAGAAAAATGGTGAAAGATTCACTCGCTGAAGTCCGTCGTATCATATACGACCTGCGTCCGATGGCGCTTGATGATTTAGGTCTTATTCCAACACTTAGAAAGTATTTAACGAACTTTGCTGAACATACAGGCTTAAACATCTCCTTTAAAAATATGGGCAAAGAAAGAAGGTTGCCTTCAGAAATGGAAGTAGCTCTCTTTCGCTTTGTGCAAGAAGCTGCACAAAATGCTCATAAACATGCAAACCCAACAGAGTTACTTGTCAAAGTAGAACTGAAACCATCTCATGCGATCGTTATTATTAAAGACGACGGGAAAGGGTTTGATCCTTCGGTGAAAAAAGAAGGTTCGTTTGGGTTAATTGGAATGAAAGAGCGAGTGAATATGTTAGATGGGCAAATGAGTATTGATTCAAAACCTAACCGAGGGACCTTAATCATTGTTCAAATCCCAATAACGAGCAACGAGTAG